DNA from Acidobacteriota bacterium:
ACGGTCAACCTGCTGAGTTTCCGCGGCGCGGGGATCTGGGCGGAGCGCCTGCAGGAAGAGGCGCTTCGCCGGTTCGGTAAGGATCGTCTGCCAGAGGGTTTCAACCTCGGGAAGGCAAAGCACTCGGCAAGAATCGTGGCGGAGACGATCTCCGGCGCCAGGCTGTTGAGCCTTGGAAACCACGCCCTCAGGGAGATCGAGAACTGGACCGATCACGACGAGAGCGTCACGGCCGAGATGAGGTCATGGCTCCAGGTTTCAGGAGCGGCTCAACAGAGATTTCTTCCTCGAGACCCCGACGACTGTGACGTGGCCAACATCGTGGCCGCGGCGATCATGTCGGCGGCTTCCGGAGAGGCGAGCCAGACGCCCGAGGAGATTCACGATGCCATGATGAAGTTGCTCCGGCTGGTTCACCTGAGGAAGCCCGGCTGGGGGCACAGCATTCCGACACCGTCGCTGGCACCGACGGATTCCGGGGCATGGCTCGGTCCCTCCGCCGGCGGCGCCGTCCTCGGGCCGAAGCCGCCCCTTCACTGACGTTGCCGTTGCACCGCGTGCGGAGAGGCTATCGGGGCAGGCCGCCAGTTGCCGGGGATACCTGCGGGGAGGCGCTGATCGCTCACGAGCGCCCGCCGGGATTTCGCACGACGTCGGGAATCGCTCGATTCAGCGGCGGGCAGGGGGGAGGCATGCTTCGCCGATCAGCTTGATGGCCTCCGGTTCGCTCATGCGCTTCGCTTCGGCGGCGACCTTCTCGGGGACCCATTTCGGATAGGGCGTGCTGACGACGCGATGGCTCCCGCGCTCGGTGTGCTCCTGCCGCTCGGCGGCCAGCGCGCTCTTCGGCCACCGCTCTGCGAGGCGGACGAGCGCCGGCCACACACGCCGGTGCACGAGAGTGACTTTTCCCGAGACGAGGCGGCAGAGCATCACGTCCTTCGAGTCGCAGACGCTCTCGACGATGCCGTAGATGCGATGAGCGTCGGGATGTGACCACCAGCTTCCCTTGATCGGCTCGCCGGCCACCGCTTCGACGAGGCTCGGGACCGGCCCGCGCGCCGACATCAGCACGACGCCGTGCTTCCGGACGAAAGTGAGGGCTCGCGTCGCGGTCATTGTCTACTTTCGCAATTCTGACAAGGCTCACGAAGAATGGGGTAACAGGGGCGAGATATTACCTCATTTGGCGGAGTGGTAACCCCCTTTCCAGTTCCTGGTTGGGCCGTCACTGCAGTTCAGGGAAATGTTCTGAGGACGGAAACGAGACTCCACCCCCACTGAAGGCACCCCATCGTGGCCATCGTCCCCCACGGCACGAGGAGCCTGCGCCACGCGATCCCTCGCCGTCGCGAGCGACGAGCGGAGATCGCTGCGACGACGGTCATCACCGGCGTGCCGAAGACAAAGACATCCAAGGCACCCTCTTCGATAACCGACTGTGAGTGCACTTGTCCAAGGTCGATGCAGCCTGGATCCGTCGCGCAAGCGAGCTCTCCAGCGGTCGGCACTCGGGTGGCTTCCTTGAAGGACCGATACCCGGCGAACGTCAGAATCATGGCGAACCACAGGACTCCCCACGTGCTCGCCATCATGAGCACGGCGCTTGGGAATGGCTCGGCGACCGGTTTTCGCTCGAACATCCGCGTGCGTGTTCCTTCATCCCGCGATCGGCCACCTGATCACCTGGATTGGACCCACGGTCGGGCTTGGCGGCGGCCATACCGCCCCTCGCGGTTGACACCCTGCGCTCCGATCCCCTAGTATGCCCTCCAACCTCAACGTGGAACTAGGGTTACGGCACCCCGAAACGACTCAGCAAAGGGGAGACCATGCTCGCACCGACCAGAGTCCAGGTGAAACCCGGCCAGCTCTTCATCGGCGGCCGGTACGTCCCCTCGCACAGCGGAAAGACTTTCGAGACGGTGAACCCCGCGACCGGCTCCGTGCTCACGAAGGTCGCGGAGGCCGACGCGAGCGACGTCGACGCTGCGGTGAATGCGGCGAGAGCCGCCTTCGAGACGGGGCCATGGCCCAAGATGTCCGCCGCCGAGCGCGGGAAGATTCTCTGGCGCGCGTCGGAGATCCTCCTGAAACGCCGCGAGGAAATCGCCGAGCTCGAGACGCTCGACTCGGGAAAGCCGTACACCGACAACCTCAAGATCGACATCCCGATGGCGGCCGACGCCTTCCAGTACTACGCCGGATGGGCGACGAAAATTCAGGGGGAGACGATCCCCGTCTCCGGCCCCTTCTTCAACTACACGCTCCGCGAGCCGGTCGGCGTCGTGGGGGCGATCATCCCGTGGAACTTCCCGCTCCTGATGGCGGCGTGGAAGCTCGCGCCGGCGCTGTGCGCGGGGAACACCGTCGTGCTGAAGCCCGCGGAGCAGACGCCGATGACGGCGCTCCTCCTCGGCGAGATCTTCGCCGAGGCCGGGCTCCCCGAAGGGGTGCTGAACGTCGTCCCGGGGTTCGGCCCCACGGCCGGCGGCGCGATCGTCGCGCATCCCGGCGTGGACAAGATCGCCTTCACCGGATCGACCCCCGTCGGCCAGGAGATCCTCAGGGCCTCGGCGGGAAACCTCAAGCGGGTGAGCCTGGAGCTCGGCGGGAAGTCCCCGAACATCGTCTTCGCCGACGCCGACATGGACGCCGCGGTGCGCGGGGCGACGGGGGGCATCTTCTACAACGGCGGGCAGTGCTGCACCGCGGGGTCGCGCGTGCTGGTCGAGGAGTCGATCCACGGCGCCTTCATGGAGCGGCTCGTCGAGCGCGCGAAGAAGACGGTCCCCGGCGACCCGCTCGATCCGAAGTGCCGCTTCGGCCCGCTCGTCAGCGAGGAGCAGATGAGCAGAAACCTGAGATACATCGGCATCGGCCGCGAGGAGGGGGCGAAGCTCGTCGCCGGCGGGAGCCGCCCGAAGGTCGGCGACGGGAACGGCTTCTACGTCGAGGCGACGATATTCGACGGCGTCCGGAACGACATGACGATCGCGCGGGAGGAGATCTTCGGCCCCGTCGTCGCGGTCATCCCGTTCAAGGACCCCGACGAGGCGGTGCGGATAGGCAACGACACGGCGTACGGCCTCGCGGCCGGCGTCTGGACGAAGGACGTGAAGAAGGCGCACCGCGTCGCGCGGAGCCTTCGCGCCGGCACGGTCTGGATCAACACCTTCGGCCCCCTGGACGTCGCATCCCCCTTCGGCGGGTACAAGATGTCGGGGTTCGGCCGCGAGCTGGGGGAGGCGGCGCTGGATCTCTACACGCAGGTCAAGAGCGTGTGGGTCGATCTGAGCTGAAGGGCGCGACGACATCATCCATCGTTTCTGAGGACGGCCCGGGAGGCGGCGGGCCGACGGAGAATTCCATGGCAGAGCAGGCGACGGCGACGAAGACCCTCATCAACTACCGGATCGAGCGGAAGGGGATCGCGATTCTCGAGATGTCCGATCCGCCGGCGAACACCTACACGCACGAGATGATGCGGCAGCTCGACGAGGCGATCCTGAAGGCGCGCTTCGACGACGCCGTCCACGTGATCGTGCTGCGCGGCGAGGGGGAAAAGTTCTTCTCGGCCGGCGCGAACATCAAGATGCTCTCCGAGGTCACGCCGAGGTTCAAGTACTTCTTCTGCCTCCACGCGAACGAGACGCTGAACCGGCTGGAGCAGACCCCCAAGCTCGTCATCGCCGCGCTCAACGGCCACACGGTCGGCGGCGGCCTCGAGATCGCGATGGCGGCCGACATCCGCGTCGCGTGCAAGGACGGCGGAAAAATCGGCCTCCCGGAAGTGACGCTCGGCGTGCTCCCGGGCACGGGCGGCACGCAGCGACTCGGCCGCGCCGTCGGCAAGTCGAAGGCGATCGAGTTGATGGTGACGGGGCGCACCTTCTCGTTCGAGGAGGCGGAGGAGCTCGGCCTGGTCAATCAGATCTTCGACAAGCCCACCTTCTGGGCGGACGTCCTCAACTACGCCGAGCAGTTCGTGCCGCCGAACAAGGCGTCGAAGGCCGTGGGGCACATCAAGCGGTCGGTGCAGTCGGGGTGCGAGGTTCCCTTCTCGGAGGGGCTCGCGATCGAGCGCGAGCTGCAGCAGCTCCTCTTCCAGAGCGAGGACGCGAAGGAAGGTCTGGCCGCCTACGTCGGCAAGAGGCAGCCGAAGTTCGCGGGCAAGTAGCGGCGTGAGCGGCGCGGGCGGATCGGCGTCCCCGATTCTCGCCGAGCTCGACGAGGCGACGGGGACCGCCTTTCTCACGATCCACCGCCCGCCCCTGGGCGTCCTGGACATCGACGCCTTCCTGAGGCTCGGCGACGCGCTCGAGGAGGCGGTCGGCGCGTCGGGCGCATCGATCGTCGTCCTCCGCTCGGCTTCAGAGAAGGCTTTCTGCGCAGGGGCGGACGTGGTCGACCACACGCCCGAGAAGGTCCGCGAGATGCTCGAGGCCTTCCACAGAGTGGCCCTGTACCTGTCGAGCATGGAGGCGGTCTCGATCGCCGCGGTGAACGGGGCGGCCCTCGGCGGCGGGTTCGAGCTGGTCCTCTGCTGCGACCTCATCGTCGCGAGCGAACGGGCCGTCTTCGGCCAGCCGGAGATCAACGTCGGGTGCTTCCCGCCGATCGCGACGGCGGTGCTCCCGCAGCGCGTCGGCCGGCACCGCGCGGCCGACATCATCCTCACGGGGCGCAGGCTCTCCGCGTTCGAGGCCCTGGCGATGGGGCTGGTGAGTCGCGTCGTCCCTCCGGAGGAGCTCGAGCCGGCGCTCGCCGCCCTCCTCACGGACCTCCAGGGAAAGAGCCGCAGCGTCCTGAAGGTGACGGCGCGGGCGCTGCGCCTGTCGATGCCCGGCGACTTCCGATCCGATCTCGCGCGCCTCGAGAGGGTGTATCTTGACGAGCTCATGAAGCTCGACGACGCGACAGAGGGGGTCCTCGCGTTCATCGAGAGGCGCAAGCCGATCTGGAAGAACCGGTAGGGGGAGAGAGCGTCCATGAAGGCGGTCGTCATCCGTGAGCACGGCGGGCCGGAGAAGCTGAAGGTCGAGAAGGTCGAGGATCCCTCCCCCGGCGAGGACGAAGTTCTCATCGAAGTGAAGGCGTGCGCTCTGAACCATCTCGATCTGTGGGCGCGCCGCGGCATCCCCGGCCAGAAGTTCCCGCTGCCGCTCATCCCCGGGAGCGACATCGCCGGCGTCGTGAAGAAGGCCGGGATCGCGGTGAAGGGGATCCGCGCGGGCGATCGCGTGGTCGTGCAGCCCGGGCTGTCGTGCGGGCGCTGCGCGCAGTGTCTGGCGGGGACCGACAATCTGTGCCGTTCCTACGGGATCATCGGCGAGACGCGCAACGGCGGGTGCGCCGATCTGATCACGGTCCCGTCCATCAACGTCATCCCGTTGCGCGAGGGGCTCTCCTTCGACGAGGCGGCGGCGGTCCCCCTCACCTTCCTGACGGCGTGGCACATGCTCGTCGCGCGCGCGCAGGTCCGCCCCGGCGACGACGTTCTCGTCCACGCCGCGGGGAGCGGCGTCGGCGTCGCGGCGATCCAGATCGCGAAGCTCCACGGCGCCCGCGTGATCGCCACCGCCGGCTCCGACGCCAAGCTGAAGCGCGCGAAGGAGATGGGCGCCGACGACGGGATCAACTACAAGAAGTACGATTTCTACGAGGAAGCCCGCAAGATCACCGGGAAGCGCGGCGTCGACATCATCATCGACAGCATCGGCGCGGACGTCTGGCACAAGGACCTGAAGCTCCTCAAGCAGGGGGGGCGCGTGGTGACCTGCGGTGTCACGAGCGGGTTCGAGGTCGCGACCGACATCCGCTACATCTTCTACCGCAACCTCTCCATCCTCGGCTCGACGATGGGGAGCAAGTCGGAGCTGCTCGAGATCATGCGCCTCGTCGAGAAGAAGGCGCTGAGACCCGTCGTGGACAGCGTGCTTCCGCTGGAGAAGATCGCCGACGCCCACCGCCGGATGGAGGGGCGGAAGCACTTCGGCAAGATCGTCGTCAAACCCTGAGGGACAGCGTGGTCGACGCGGGCCCGATCCTCATCCACGATCTCCTCAGCGTCTGTCTCAAGCATCTCGAGCGCCGCCTCCAGGGACGCGACGTCCGCATCGTCCGCCAGATCGACCGCACGAGCCCGGAA
Protein-coding regions in this window:
- a CDS encoding enoyl-CoA hydratase/isomerase family protein, which produces MAEQATATKTLINYRIERKGIAILEMSDPPANTYTHEMMRQLDEAILKARFDDAVHVIVLRGEGEKFFSAGANIKMLSEVTPRFKYFFCLHANETLNRLEQTPKLVIAALNGHTVGGGLEIAMAADIRVACKDGGKIGLPEVTLGVLPGTGGTQRLGRAVGKSKAIELMVTGRTFSFEEAEELGLVNQIFDKPTFWADVLNYAEQFVPPNKASKAVGHIKRSVQSGCEVPFSEGLAIERELQQLLFQSEDAKEGLAAYVGKRQPKFAGK
- a CDS encoding enoyl-CoA hydratase/isomerase family protein, encoding MSGAGGSASPILAELDEATGTAFLTIHRPPLGVLDIDAFLRLGDALEEAVGASGASIVVLRSASEKAFCAGADVVDHTPEKVREMLEAFHRVALYLSSMEAVSIAAVNGAALGGGFELVLCCDLIVASERAVFGQPEINVGCFPPIATAVLPQRVGRHRAADIILTGRRLSAFEALAMGLVSRVVPPEELEPALAALLTDLQGKSRSVLKVTARALRLSMPGDFRSDLARLERVYLDELMKLDDATEGVLAFIERRKPIWKNR
- a CDS encoding aldehyde dehydrogenase family protein, whose protein sequence is MLAPTRVQVKPGQLFIGGRYVPSHSGKTFETVNPATGSVLTKVAEADASDVDAAVNAARAAFETGPWPKMSAAERGKILWRASEILLKRREEIAELETLDSGKPYTDNLKIDIPMAADAFQYYAGWATKIQGETIPVSGPFFNYTLREPVGVVGAIIPWNFPLLMAAWKLAPALCAGNTVVLKPAEQTPMTALLLGEIFAEAGLPEGVLNVVPGFGPTAGGAIVAHPGVDKIAFTGSTPVGQEILRASAGNLKRVSLELGGKSPNIVFADADMDAAVRGATGGIFYNGGQCCTAGSRVLVEESIHGAFMERLVERAKKTVPGDPLDPKCRFGPLVSEEQMSRNLRYIGIGREEGAKLVAGGSRPKVGDGNGFYVEATIFDGVRNDMTIAREEIFGPVVAVIPFKDPDEAVRIGNDTAYGLAAGVWTKDVKKAHRVARSLRAGTVWINTFGPLDVASPFGGYKMSGFGRELGEAALDLYTQVKSVWVDLS
- a CDS encoding zinc-binding dehydrogenase; its protein translation is MKAVVIREHGGPEKLKVEKVEDPSPGEDEVLIEVKACALNHLDLWARRGIPGQKFPLPLIPGSDIAGVVKKAGIAVKGIRAGDRVVVQPGLSCGRCAQCLAGTDNLCRSYGIIGETRNGGCADLITVPSINVIPLREGLSFDEAAAVPLTFLTAWHMLVARAQVRPGDDVLVHAAGSGVGVAAIQIAKLHGARVIATAGSDAKLKRAKEMGADDGINYKKYDFYEEARKITGKRGVDIIIDSIGADVWHKDLKLLKQGGRVVTCGVTSGFEVATDIRYIFYRNLSILGSTMGSKSELLEIMRLVEKKALRPVVDSVLPLEKIADAHRRMEGRKHFGKIVVKP